In one Arachis duranensis cultivar V14167 chromosome 9, aradu.V14167.gnm2.J7QH, whole genome shotgun sequence genomic region, the following are encoded:
- the LOC107463773 gene encoding (6-4)DNA photolyase, with product MLSGSGSSVMWFRKGLRIHDNPALQLASQGASHLYPLFVVDPHYMEPDPTSFSPGSSRAGLNRTKFLLESLVDLDLSLKNLGSRLLVLKGDPAEVLIRCLKEWNVRKLCFEYDTEPYYQALDTKVKNFALGAGIEVFSPVSHTLFNPTEIIERNGGKPPLTYQSFTKIAGQPPPPLTITHSSLPPIGILGSCDISEVPTIEDLGYGDAKQDEFSPFKGGESEALKRLAECMKDKAWVAKFEKPKGNPSAFLKPATTVLSPYLKFGCLSSRYFYRQIQDVYETMPKHTSPPVSLLGQLLWRDFFYTVAFGTPNFDRMKDNKICKQIPWKDDDKLLEAWRNGRTGFPWIDAIMVQLHQWGWMHHLARHCVACFLTRGDLFVHWERGRDVFERLLIDADWAINNGNWLWLSCSSFFYQYNRIYSPTSFGKKYDPNGDYIRHFLPVLKDMPRQYIYEPWSAPLSIQTKANCIIGKDYPKPVVLHDSASKECKRKMGEAYALSKELDGVVNEDDLKNLRRKLDEGKEQETKAKRPRNTRGDTIFVIL from the exons ATGTTATCCGGGTCGGGTTCATCGGTGATGTGGTTTCGGAAAGGTCTTCGGATCCACGACAACCCGGCGCTACAACTTGCTTCACAAGGCGCGTCTCATCTCTACCCGCTATTCGTGGTGGACCCGCATTATATGGAGCCTGACCCGACCTCATTCTCGCCCGGTTCGTCGCGCGCGGGTCTTAACCGCACCAAGTTCTTGCTGGAGAGTCTTGTGGACTTGGATCTCAGCCTCAAGAACCTTGGCTCGCGTTTATTGGTTCTTAAGGGTGACCCTGCCGAAGTTCTCATTCGCTGCTTGAAGGAG TGGAACGTCAGAAAGCTATGTTTTGAGTATGACACTGAGCCATATTATCAGGCTCTAGATACTAAAGTAAAG AACTTTGCACTTGGAGCTGGGATTGAGGTTTTCTCTCCTGTGAGTCACACACTCTTCAATCCCACAGAAATTATAGAGAGG AACGGAGGGAAGCCACCACTTACTTATCAATCATTCACCAAAATTGCGGGGCAACCACCGCCACCTCTCACAATCACACACTCTTCGCTTCCTCCCATTGGTATTCTTGGGAGCTGTGATATTTCTGAGGTTCCTACAATCGAAGACCTTGGATATGGAGATGCTAAACAG GATGAATTCTCTCCTTTCAAAGGCGGTGAATCGGAAGCGTTGAAGAGGCTGGCAGAATGCATGAAAGACAAG GCATGGGTCGCAAAGTTTGAGAAACCAAAGGGTAATCCATCTGCATTTCTTAAGCCCGCAACAACTGTTTTATCACCTTACTTAAAA TTTGGTTGTCTTTCCTCCAGATATTTCTACCGGCAGATTCAAGATGTCTATGAAACCATGCCGAAGCATACATCACCACCTGTGTCTCTTCTAGGACAG TTATTGTGGAGAGACTTCTTTTACACAGTAGCTTTTGGAACTCCAAACTTTGATAGGATGAAAGACAACAAGATATGCAAACAG ATTCCTTGGAAGGATGATGATAAACTGTTAGAGGCTTGGAGGAATGGTCGCACAGGATTTCCATGGATTGATGCTATCATGGTCCAG CTACATCAATGGGGTTGGATGCATCATCTGGCACGTCATTGCGTTGCGTGTTTTCTAACTCGAGGTGATCTG TTTGTTCACTGGGAGAGAGGACGTGATGTCTTTGAGAGGCTTCTGATCGATGCAGATTGGGCTATTAATAATGGAAACTGGTTGTGGCTCTCATGTTCTTCCTTCTTTTATCAG TATAATCGTATTTACTCCCCGACATCCTTTGGTAAGAAGTATGACCCTAATGGTGACTACATTAGACACTTTCTCCCTGTCTTAAAAG ATATGCCGAGGCAGTACATATATGAACCATGGAGTGCTCCTCTAAGCATTCAGACCAAAGcaaattgcattattggcaAAGACTACCCAAAGCCAG TTGTTTTGCATGATTCTGCGAGTAAAGAGTGCAAAAGGAAAATGGGCGAGGCGTATGCACTGAGCAAAGAACTGGATGGTGTTGTTAATGAAGATGATCTGAAAAACTTGAGAAGGAAACTAGACGAGGGTAAAGAACAAGAGACTAAAGCCAAGAGACCTAGAAACACAAGA GGGGACACCATCTTTGTAATTTTATAG
- the LOC107463852 gene encoding protein DUF642 L-GALACTONO-1,4-LACTONE-RESPONSIVE GENE 2: protein MEKLKLLSVLIFLAICHTSLAITDGLLPNGDFEQGPKPSQLKGSVVTAPNGIPHWTTSGLVEYIKSGQKQGDMVLVVPQGSYAVRLGNEASIKQRVQLSKGMFYSITFSAARTCAQDEKLNVSVTPTNERRDWGVFPIQTMYGSNGWEALSCGFRADYPVLDIVIHNPGVEEDPACGPLIDSVALKLLTSTRTRDNLLKNGNFEVGPYMFPNTPFGVLIPPQIDDAHSPLPGWTVESLKAVKYIDSKHFTVPEGKRAIELVAGKESALAQMVVTFVGRVYDLTFAVGDANNACEGSMMVEAFAGKDTVKVPYNSKGKGGFVRGKLRFKAVTTRTTIRFLSTFYTMKNDHSGSLCGPVIDDVRLLSVRYPRRIGN, encoded by the exons ATGGAGAAGCTCAAATTGCTCTCAGTGTTGATATTCTTAGCAATTTGCCACACTTCTTTGGCTATCACAGATG GTTTGTTACCAAATGGAGACTTCGAACAAGGACCAAAACCGTCACAACTAAAAGGATCAGTAGTAACTGCTCCAAACGGTATTCCACATTGGACAACCTCAGGCTTGGTGGAGTACATAAAATCCGGCCAGAAACAAGGCGACATGGTGCTTGTCGTCCCCCAAGGTTCCTACGCCGTTCGCCTCGGAAACGAAGCGTCAATCAAACAGAGAGTTCAACTTTCAAAGGGGATGTTCTACTCCATCACGTTTAGCGCTGCGCGCACGTGCGCACAGGACGAGAAGCTCAACGTTTCTGTGACTCCTACGAATGAGAGAAGAGATTGGGGCGTGTTTCCGATCCAAACAATGTATGGTAGCAACGGTTGGGAAGCGCTTTCATGTGGTTTCAGAGCGGATTATCCTGTGTTAGATATTGTGATACATAACCCTGGTGTGGAGGAAGATCCTGCTTGTGGTCCTCTCATTGATTCTGTTGCTTTGAAGCTTTTGACCTCAacaaggactagag ATAATTTGCTGAAAAATGGGAACTTCGAAGTAGGACCATACATGTTCCCTAACACACCATTTGGAGTCCTAATCCCACCCCAAATTGATGATGCCCACAGTCCCCTGCCAGGCTGGACGGTAGAGTCTCTCAAAGCCGTAAAATACATTGATTCCAAACACTTTACCGTTCCCGAAGGCAAAAGGGCGATCGAGCTCGTGGCCGGCAAAGAGAGCGCCCTAGCACAAATGGTCGTCACCTTTGTCGGCCGAGTCTACGACCTCACTTTTGCCGTCGGGGACGCTAACAATGCTTGTGAAGGCTCAATGATGGTTGAGGCATTTGCTGGCAAAGACACTGTCAAAGTTCCTTACAATTCTAAGGGTAAAGGAGGGTTTGTTAGGGGGAAGCTAAGGTTCAAGGCTGTGACAACACGCACAACAATTAGGTTCTTGAGCACTTTTTATACCATGAAAAATGATCATTCTGGTTCACTTTGTGGTCCTGTTATTGATGATGTTAGATTGCTAAGTGTTCGTTATCCTAGACGTATTGGTAATTAA
- the LOC107463774 gene encoding LOW QUALITY PROTEIN: putative cytochrome c oxidase subunit 5b-like (The sequence of the model RefSeq protein was modified relative to this genomic sequence to represent the inferred CDS: deleted 1 base in 1 codon), which yields MWRRLLSSNLKSLISHSAPLSSTTPRSSASAAARFATAATASHSSTLLSRHFSTQSDDGKAVKKTVQDVMPIATGHEAEEIQADLEGRDILEIDHPEGPFGTKETPAVVKSYYDRRIVGCPGGEGEDEHDVVWFWLEKGKPHECPVCSQYFVLEVVGPGGDPYGHGDDEHHH from the exons ATGTGGCGGAGGCTACTCTCTTCTAACCTCAAATCCCTAATTTCCCATTCTGCCCCTCTTTCATCTACCACTCCCCGATCN TCTGCTTCCGCCGCCGCCAGATTCGCCACTGCCGCCACCGCTTCCCACTCCTCCACCCTCCTTTCCCGCCACTTCTCCACCCAATCTG ATGATGGTAAAGCAGTGAAGAAGACTGTTCAGGATGTAATGCCAATTGCTACTGGGCACGAAGCTGAGGAGATTCAGGCTGATCTTGAG GGGAGGGATATCCTTGAAATAGATCATCCTGAAGGTCCTTTCGGTACAAAG GAAACACCAGCTGTTGTTAAATCTTACTATGATAGAAGGATAGTTGGATGCCCAGGAGGTGAAGGTG AGGATGAGCATGATGTTGTCTGGTTTTGGCTGGAGAAAGGCAAGCCTCATGAATGCCCAGTTTGCTCTCAGTACTTTGTG CTTGAAGTGGTGGGACCTGGCGGAGATCCTTACGGACACGGGGACGACGAACACCACCATTAA